The Candidatus Desulfofervidus auxilii DNA segment AGGGGAAATGGGTTGACTTAGGTGAAAGGGCAATTTTACCTGCCCTGGTCAATGCCCACACCCATCTGGAATTATCAGCCTTAAAAGGATTAAAAGCAGGTAACTTTGTCCATTGGCTTAAATCAGTGATAGAAGCCAAGCAAAAGTTAAATAAAAAAGATTTTAAAACAGCAGAACACAAAGCATATAAAATGTTAAAACAAACAGGCACCGGATTGGTAGGAAATGTTAGAAATTTTTTAACTTTATCCGATAGTAAAGATGACATATCTGAAGTTAATCTTTTAGAATTTTTAGGTTTTAACCAAAAAACGGCAGAAATTAGATGGCCAACCTGGAAGATGTTTTTAGATAGTCATCCAGCATTTATACCCAGTGCTCATGCCCCCTATAGTGTTCATCCTCAATTTCTCCCTAAAATAAAGCAATTGGCTGAAGACAGAAATCAGATTTTTTCCATCCATGTGGCAGAAAGCCAGGCAGAAGTGGAATTTTTGCTGACAGGTAAAGGGGCATTAAAAGATTTATTAATAGAAAAGAAATTATGGGATGAGAATTTTAAGGTGCCAAAAAAACGCCCTATTGCCTATTTAGAATCTCTGGGTGTGCTTAATCCTAAAACTCTATGTGTTCATTGTGTTGAGGTGAATGAGAGAGATGCTTCTATTTTACAAAAATATGGGGTTAAAGTATGTCTTTGTCCCTGTAGTAATGCTTATCTAGGGTTAAAGTCTGCCCCTTGGTTACTGTTTAAGAAAATGGGCATTTCTCTGTGTTTGGGGACAGATAGTCTGGCTAGCAATACCGATTTAAATTTGTTCAAAGAAATGGCCTATTTGCTAGATTATGGGCCTTTTTCTCCCAGTGAATTATTAGAGATGGCTACTTGGCGAGGGAGTATGGCCTTGGGGCAAGGACAGAACTTTGGAGTGCTTTTTCCTGGCGCTATGGCTCGATTTTTGGTTTTACCAGTGAAGGGGAAAAATCTGGCTGAGGCGGTCATTCTGGCTGGTGCTAAAGGAGAAATTACATGGATAGAATAACACTTCGCTTAGGCAAGTTCCCATTTTTAAATTGTGTTCCAATTTATCATGCCTTAGAGACTGGTAAGGTTAAGTGTGAAACCCGATTTAAAATCGTCTCTGGCAGTCCAACAGAGACTAATGCCCTTTTAAACAAAGGAGAGCTTGAGCTAGGAATTATTTCTTCTGTGGCCTATGCTGATATGGCTGGAAAATGCTTAATTTTACCTGAACTTTCTATTTCTTCTTATGGAAAAGTCAAAAGTGTCATCCTCTTTAGTCGTATACCCATAACTGCTTTAGATGGACAACCAGTCATGCTTACACCTCATTCTGCTACCTCTATTTTGCTGTTAAAGTTGATTTTTTCTAAATATCTTGGTATTCAACCTAAATATCTAATAGGTGAAATAGGACAGCCTAACGGAGAGGCAGTGGCAGGTTTGGTGATTGGTGATAGGGCACTGAGGCTTCAAGCAGAAAAAATTTATCCCTATCAGTTGGACTTGGGTGAAGTTTGGTATAATTTAACCGGACTTCCCTTTGTCTTTGGTCTTTTTGCAGTGAGAAAAAGCGTTTGGGAAGAATACAAACAGGTTGTTAAACATATATGGCAAGCATTGCTAACATCTAAAAGATGGGGTCTCAATCATCTAAAAAGATTGGCTAGATGCTATTCTCAACTTTCCTTGGTAGAGTATTGGCAACATCTTAATTATGATTTGACCCCTTTGCATTTAAAAAGTGTAAAGCTGTTTTTCCACTATCTCAAGGAAGCAAAAGAGATAGAAACTATACCCTTATTTAGTATTATAGAAACTTGAAAAAATCTTCACGATTTTTTCACGATAAATATAGTAAAAAAAGAATGATGAGAGTAATGTTGGTTTCTCAATCAAAAGGGATGACTTTAACAGAAATGATGGTAGTTTTAGGTATTATTGCTACTTTGTTGGGTATAGGCAGTGTGGGTTTGAAAGCCTTAAAAGCCAATTATGATTTGGTCAATGCCACCAACCAGTTATATGCTGATCTGGAATGGGTGAGACAGCAGTCTATGGGAGGTAGTCATCAGTTTGGTATACAGTTTCGGCCCTGGTATGATGACAATGGAGTAGCTCACAATACTGCGGATGGTTATAATGTAATTTTTGAAGATAAAAATGGTAATGGAGTATATGACCCTGGTCAGGCACCACCAAATAGAGAAGAAATCAGGACAGTTGACCTCAGAGGGAAAAATGTTACTCTTACTGGCTTTCCTAATACACTCTGGTATACTCGTAGGGGGACCCCAACTCAGTTATTCACCATTACCCTGACCACTCCATATAGTAATCCAACACAGAATATTAATACTAAACGAATTACCGTAAGCATGTTTAAAATAAGGATCCAGTGATGAAAAAAGGCTTTACATTAATAGAATTATTGGTAAGCCTGGCTATGTTGGGTTTTATCTTAATGGCGCTCACTCACGCCACGGTGGTGGTGATGAAGCACAATTCTTATATAGAACATAAGAAGATAGCCCTGGAGTTAGGTCAGGGGGCAATTGATTATTTAGCCAATCTTCCTTATAACCATGTGCTTTTAAGAGACATACAATCCAATAATACCTTTATAAATGTTTTTCCTAATGCACCCTGTCCTCCTTCTACACCTTATGGCATTACTGACCTCAATAATAACCAACAAGTCTATTTAGTAGATAATGGAAATGGACAATATGATGGTCTTCCTGACAGATTGGATGGAGGTGAAGCAGGATTAGGTGTAGACCATCCAGATACCGCTATACCTGTTGCCAGTTATAATAATATTGCCCCCATACAAATGGTGCGTAATCTCACTTATTACAAAATCTGGGGTATCAGAGATTTGACAAATGCTAAAGAAATTGTTTTGGTGGTTTATTGGTTTGAATTAAATAACCCTCAAAATATTCCTTATCATATTACTTTAAGGACGGTAAAGAGGCAGAAATAATGGATAAAAAAGGCATGACTTTGTTAGAGCTTTTAGTGGTGATGGCCATCTTGGTGGTGGTAATCACCGGTGCCTTAACATTTTTATCCAGTCTTACTAAAAGAAGTTCTCAAGAAACTGCTAGGAGCAAGACCAGCCAAACAGGATTAATTTCTGATTTGATTTTAATCAGGGATATTGCTATGGCCGGGATGGGAGTGCCGGTAGAAGTAGGTGGACAGTTTGTGCCTATTGGTGGGATGTTACCTGGAGGTACTAATCCCAATAATACAGGACAAAATGGTTCTGACCAGTTAATGATCAAAGGAGCAGTGATTTCTTCTGGGGCCAATGATTATTTTAAATGGGGATATAATGTAAATTATATCATTTCTGGTAGTAGTAATATAATTGTGAGTGCCTTACCTGACCCTCTTAATCCAATTCTTCCTCCATATTCACCCAATGTGCAAGATTTATTCACCCTCAGCCGTGCTGGTTACCGACATCCTTTTGAAAATGGAGACATGGTGGTTTTTCTGGATGCAGAGACAAAGCAACTTTTAGGTAGTAATGTTTATAACGTAAGTGGTGTAGGGGCTACGGGTTTTAATGTTGCTCCTAATACAGATTTCACCATTAGAGACTATGGGAGTCTGATATTTAGTCTGGGAGGGATAGGTGTGGTCAATTTTAATGATTATCTGACCAACAGATTTACTGGTTACAGGTTAAGTGCAGGCACTCAACCTCAATGTGCCCCTAATACTCGCTCTTTATTACGAGTTTATGGTGGTGCAATGGACCCTATCCTGGACTGTATCCTGGACTTTCAGGTGCAGTTTGGTCTGATTGATGCAACCACGGGTAATGTTACCTGGTTAAATGATATTTCTGCCACTTCTGCTGCTGTTCTTAAAGACCAACTCAAAATTGTCCGCATCTTTATTGTTAAACAAATGGGGAAAAGAGACCCTAAATACTTTTACCCCTTTAACACTATACCAAATGCCTCTATACCTTTATTTTCAGTAAATTCAAACGGTAATGTGGTAAATGCCCGTCCTGATGCCGGCCCTCCTGCCAATGCTATTATCAATCTTACAAATGCCCAAAGGCAGTATCACTGGCGTCTTATTACTTTAGACATACCTTTGAGGGAGTTGCAATGAATAATAAAGGTGTAGCCCTTTTAACTGT contains these protein-coding regions:
- a CDS encoding menaquinone biosynthetic enzyme MqnA/MqnD family protein, translating into MDRITLRLGKFPFLNCVPIYHALETGKVKCETRFKIVSGSPTETNALLNKGELELGIISSVAYADMAGKCLILPELSISSYGKVKSVILFSRIPITALDGQPVMLTPHSATSILLLKLIFSKYLGIQPKYLIGEIGQPNGEAVAGLVIGDRALRLQAEKIYPYQLDLGEVWYNLTGLPFVFGLFAVRKSVWEEYKQVVKHIWQALLTSKRWGLNHLKRLARCYSQLSLVEYWQHLNYDLTPLHLKSVKLFFHYLKEAKEIETIPLFSIIET
- a CDS encoding PilW family protein, whose amino-acid sequence is MDKKGMTLLELLVVMAILVVVITGALTFLSSLTKRSSQETARSKTSQTGLISDLILIRDIAMAGMGVPVEVGGQFVPIGGMLPGGTNPNNTGQNGSDQLMIKGAVISSGANDYFKWGYNVNYIISGSSNIIVSALPDPLNPILPPYSPNVQDLFTLSRAGYRHPFENGDMVVFLDAETKQLLGSNVYNVSGVGATGFNVAPNTDFTIRDYGSLIFSLGGIGVVNFNDYLTNRFTGYRLSAGTQPQCAPNTRSLLRVYGGAMDPILDCILDFQVQFGLIDATTGNVTWLNDISATSAAVLKDQLKIVRIFIVKQMGKRDPKYFYPFNTIPNASIPLFSVNSNGNVVNARPDAGPPANAIINLTNAQRQYHWRLITLDIPLRELQ
- a CDS encoding GspH/FimT family pseudopilin yields the protein MMRVMLVSQSKGMTLTEMMVVLGIIATLLGIGSVGLKALKANYDLVNATNQLYADLEWVRQQSMGGSHQFGIQFRPWYDDNGVAHNTADGYNVIFEDKNGNGVYDPGQAPPNREEIRTVDLRGKNVTLTGFPNTLWYTRRGTPTQLFTITLTTPYSNPTQNINTKRITVSMFKIRIQ
- a CDS encoding type IV pilus modification PilV family protein, which translates into the protein MKKGFTLIELLVSLAMLGFILMALTHATVVVMKHNSYIEHKKIALELGQGAIDYLANLPYNHVLLRDIQSNNTFINVFPNAPCPPSTPYGITDLNNNQQVYLVDNGNGQYDGLPDRLDGGEAGLGVDHPDTAIPVASYNNIAPIQMVRNLTYYKIWGIRDLTNAKEIVLVVYWFELNNPQNIPYHITLRTVKRQK
- a CDS encoding amidohydrolase family protein, giving the protein MNGYNIYRAKWILPIFRPPIEDGAVVVSNGKIIKVDSYADISEKGIQGKWVDLGERAILPALVNAHTHLELSALKGLKAGNFVHWLKSVIEAKQKLNKKDFKTAEHKAYKMLKQTGTGLVGNVRNFLTLSDSKDDISEVNLLEFLGFNQKTAEIRWPTWKMFLDSHPAFIPSAHAPYSVHPQFLPKIKQLAEDRNQIFSIHVAESQAEVEFLLTGKGALKDLLIEKKLWDENFKVPKKRPIAYLESLGVLNPKTLCVHCVEVNERDASILQKYGVKVCLCPCSNAYLGLKSAPWLLFKKMGISLCLGTDSLASNTDLNLFKEMAYLLDYGPFSPSELLEMATWRGSMALGQGQNFGVLFPGAMARFLVLPVKGKNLAEAVILAGAKGEITWIE